A stretch of Lentisphaera araneosa HTCC2155 DNA encodes these proteins:
- a CDS encoding OmpA family protein — protein MKATLWILSIVTVSLLGTAGWLLWENDQLKQNKAQLESERTELLEQKSGLEDHLSTKEKEQIELSQALDQEIKKQEALIEAHQQTLDEFKRSVEEEKEEMSTLHSKLVEELQNEITSREIKLKELNGRISLSMENKILFPSGTANLGDRGTEVLNKISDALSETTDHIIRVEGHTDNVPLSGKGLYKNNWELSAARALSVVKELLITQQLNSKDIEAVAMGEFHPVADNTTKDGRAQNRRIEIYLSPKPESQVLTESISGDPIID, from the coding sequence ATGAAGGCAACCCTCTGGATTTTGAGTATTGTCACTGTTTCTCTCTTGGGAACGGCCGGGTGGTTACTCTGGGAAAATGATCAGCTCAAACAAAATAAAGCTCAACTCGAAAGTGAACGTACTGAACTGCTCGAACAAAAGTCTGGTTTAGAGGATCACCTTAGTACAAAGGAAAAAGAACAAATTGAACTCTCTCAGGCACTTGACCAAGAGATCAAAAAACAAGAAGCCCTAATCGAAGCGCATCAACAAACACTCGACGAGTTTAAACGAAGTGTCGAAGAAGAGAAAGAAGAGATGTCGACTCTACATAGCAAGTTGGTTGAAGAGCTACAAAATGAAATCACTAGTCGTGAGATCAAGCTCAAGGAACTCAATGGCCGAATTAGCTTGAGCATGGAAAATAAAATTCTATTCCCATCAGGTACGGCAAACCTTGGGGATCGTGGAACAGAAGTTCTCAATAAAATTAGCGATGCCCTGAGTGAAACCACAGATCACATTATTCGAGTGGAAGGTCATACCGATAATGTTCCTTTATCCGGTAAAGGGCTTTATAAAAATAACTGGGAACTCTCGGCAGCTCGCGCTCTCTCTGTTGTGAAAGAACTACTCATTACTCAGCAACTCAACTCAAAAGATATCGAAGCTGTGGCCATGGGTGAGTTTCATCCCGTTGCAGATAACACGACTAAAGACGGACGTGCCCAAAACCGCCGGATCGAAATTTACCTAAGCCCTAAACCCGAAAGCCAAGTATTGACAGAATCAATATCGGGTGACCCAATTATTGATTAG